A genomic region of Oncorhynchus mykiss isolate Arlee chromosome 2, USDA_OmykA_1.1, whole genome shotgun sequence contains the following coding sequences:
- the LOC110497165 gene encoding leucine-rich repeat-containing protein 4C, translating to MLNKMTSSWQQQTMRGPRWNRVLSDPLFVLLLALQLLAVAGLVRAQTCPSVCSCSNQFSKVICTRRGLRDVPDGISTNTRYLNLQENLIQVIKVDSFKHLRHLEILQLSKNHIRNIEIGAFNGLASLNTLELFDNRLTTIPNGAFEYLSKLKELWLRNNPIESIPSYAFNRVPSLRRLDLGELKRLSYISEGAFEGLSNLRYLNLGMCNLKEIPNLIPLVKLDELEMSGNQLTVIRPGSFKGLIHLQKLWMMHAQIQTIERNSFDDLQSLVELNLAHNNLTLLPHDLFTPLHHLERVHLHHNPWNCNCDILWLSWWLKEMVPANTSCCARCSSPASHKGRYIGELDQNYFHCYAPVIVEPPADLNVTEGMAAELKCRASSLTSVSWITPNGSIMTHGAYKIRISVLNDGTLNFTNVTMQDTGTYTCMVSNSAGNTTASATLNVSSTENVLSYFTTVTVETIEPVHDEGRTTVGHNVGPTPSAGSWETVSSTSTTTTTARTPLSTRVTEKTFTIPVTDLNGGSMTGLDEVMKTTKIIIGCFVAITLMAAVMLIIFYKMRKQHHQQNHHAPQRTIEIINVDEDCVTGGPAMEGHLTLPPLEHEHLNHYNTYKTAYNHVSTINSIHSSAHEPLLIRASSKDNVQETQI from the coding sequence ATGTTGAACAAAATGACCTCTTCTTGGCAGCAGCAGACGATGAGAGGTCCTAGGTGGAACCGGGTCCTGTCCGACCCTTTGTTCGTGCTGCTTCTGGCCCTCCAGCTCCTGGCGGTGGCGGGCCTAGTGCGCGCGCAGACCTGCCCATCTGTCTGCTCCTGCAGCAACCAGTTCAGCAAGGTGATCTGCACCCGTCGGGGACTACGTGATGTCCCAGACGGCATCTCCACCAACACACGATATCTGAACCTTCAGGAGAACCTCATCCAGGTGATCAAGGTGGACAGCTTCAAGCACCTGCGGCACCTGGAGATCCTCCAGCTCAGCAAGAACCACATCCGCAACATTGAGATTGGGGCTTTCAACGGCCTGGCTAGTCTCAACACCCTGGAGCTGTTCGACAACCGCCTCACCACCATCCCCAACGGGGCCTTTGAGTACCTCTCCAAACTCAAGGAGCTGTGGCTGAGGAACAACCCAATCGAGAGCATTCCCTCGTATGCGTTCAACAGGGTGCCCTCACTACGGAGGCTGGACTTAGGGGAACTGAAACGCCTCTCGTATATCTCAGAGGGAGCTTTCGAGGGGCTCAGCAACCTGCGCTACTTGAACCTGGGCATGTGCAATCTGAAGGAGATTCCCAACCTCATACCCCTGGTCAAGCTGGACGAGCTAGAGATGTCAGGGAATCAGCTGACGGTCATCAGACCCGGCTCCTTCAAAGGGCTGATCCACCTGCAGAAGCTGTGGATGATGCACGCCCAGATCCAGACCATTGAGAGGAACTCCTTTGATGACCTGCAGTCGCTTGTGGAGCTCAACCTGGCCCACAACAACCTCACTCTGCTGCCTCATGATCTCTTCACCCCCCTGCACCACCTGGAGAGAGTCCACCTCCATCACAACCCCTGGAACTGCAACTGTGACATCCTGTGGCTCAGCTGGTGGCTCAAAGAGATGGTGCCGGCCAACACCAGCTGCTGCGCCCGCTGCAGTTCCCCAGCAAGCCACAAGGGGCGCTACATTGGTGAGCTGGATCAGAACTATTTCCATTGTTATGCACCGGTTATTGTAGAGCCTCCGGCTGACCTGAACGTGACAGAGGGCATGGCAGCGGAGCTGAAGTGCAgggccagttctctgacctcagTCAGTTGGATTACACCCAATGGCTCCATTATGACCCACGGTGCATACAAGATCCGCATTTCCGTGCTAAACGATGGCACTCTCAACTTCACCAACGTCACCATGCAGGACACGGGCACCTACACCTGCATGGTGAGCAACTCAGCCGGCAATACCACAGCATCTGCCACGCTCAACGTGTCATCCACAGAGAACGTCCTCAGCTACTTTACCACAGTGACAGTGGAGACCATAGAGCCAGTGCATGACGAGGGGCGCACCACAGTTGGGCATAATGTGGGCCCTACCCCCTCTGCCGGCTCCTGGGAGACCGTCtcatccacctctaccaccaccaccacggcccGGACACCCCTCTCCACACGGGTCACAGAGAAGACCTTTACCATCCCCGTCACAGACCTGAACGGTGGCTCAATGACCGGCCTGGACGAGGTGATGAAGACCACCAAGATCATCATAGGCTGCTTTGTGGCCATCACCCTCATGGCCGCAGTCATGCTCATCATCTTCTACAAGATGAGAAAGCAGCACCACCAGCAGAATCACCATGCACCCCAGCGCACCATCGAGATCATCAACGTGGACGAGGACTGTGTGACGGGCGGGCCGGCCATGGAGGGCCACCTGACTCTTCCCCCGCTCGAGCATGAGCACCTCAACCATTACAACACCTATAAGACTGCGTACAACCACGTCTCCACCATCAACTCCATACACAGCTCGGCGCACGAACCTTTGTTAATCCGGGCCAGCTCGAAAGACAATGTACAAGAGACCCAGATCTAA